In Halorubrum sp. PV6, a single window of DNA contains:
- the priS gene encoding DNA primase small subunit PriS: protein MDDRTREYLKGRFGDYYRRASPVLPPDANLREWGHIPWTPGSGTTMLRHQSLYDLGDVDTFFADNAPRHAYFSAARYDDPGASTMSKKGWRSADLVFDLDADHLPGVDPAETSYPEMLAACKDALLRLLEFLDDDFAFDDCTVVFSGGRGYHVHVRDESVRELDSEARREVVDYVRAIDLDTEGLIRTVSERGTTKRVLRTEGGWGARVHAALVEYADDLRDMDEADARERLMELEGIGEGRAETILGAFDRNPTAVREGNVEAGGPGVRRLVSALAARVTATDTAPIDEPVTTDTRRLIRLPGTLHGGSGLVVTPLNRDELAEFDPLRDAVPDRFVGRDIRIETDADRTVELNGERTRVEPGTNTVPEHVGVFLMARGEARKAPER, encoded by the coding sequence ATGGACGACCGGACGCGCGAGTACCTCAAGGGGCGGTTCGGCGACTACTACCGCCGGGCCTCGCCCGTGCTCCCGCCGGACGCGAACCTCCGGGAGTGGGGCCACATCCCGTGGACGCCGGGGTCGGGCACGACGATGCTCCGGCATCAGTCGCTGTACGACTTGGGCGACGTGGACACGTTCTTTGCCGACAACGCGCCCCGTCACGCGTACTTCTCGGCCGCCCGGTACGACGACCCCGGCGCCTCGACGATGTCGAAGAAGGGCTGGCGCTCCGCGGATCTGGTCTTCGACCTCGACGCCGACCACCTCCCCGGCGTGGACCCGGCCGAGACCAGCTACCCCGAGATGCTCGCCGCGTGTAAAGACGCCCTCCTGCGGCTCTTAGAGTTCCTCGACGACGACTTCGCGTTCGACGACTGCACCGTCGTCTTCTCCGGCGGCCGCGGCTACCACGTCCACGTTCGCGACGAGAGCGTCCGCGAACTCGACAGCGAGGCGCGCCGCGAGGTCGTCGACTACGTGCGCGCCATCGACCTCGACACCGAGGGGCTGATTCGCACCGTCTCCGAGCGCGGGACGACGAAGCGCGTCCTCCGGACCGAGGGCGGGTGGGGCGCGCGCGTCCACGCGGCGCTCGTCGAGTACGCCGACGACCTCCGGGACATGGACGAGGCCGACGCCCGCGAGCGCCTGATGGAACTGGAGGGGATCGGCGAGGGGCGCGCCGAGACGATCCTCGGCGCCTTCGACCGCAACCCCACCGCGGTCCGCGAGGGCAACGTGGAGGCCGGCGGCCCCGGCGTCCGCCGACTCGTCTCCGCGCTCGCCGCGCGGGTGACCGCGACCGACACCGCGCCGATCGACGAGCCGGTGACCACCGACACGCGTCGGCTCATCCGGCTGCCGGGGACGCTTCACGGCGGCTCCGGGCTCGTCGTCACCCCCCTAAATCGGGACGAACTCGCCGAGTTCGACCCGCTCCGCGACGCGGTTCCCGACCGGTTCGTCGGCCGCGATATCCGGATCGAGACCGACGCGGATCGGACGGTAGAATTAAACGGCGAGCGCACGAGAGTTGAACCCGGTACGAACACCGTGCCCGAACACGTGGGCGTCTTCCTGATGGCCCGCGGCGAGGCGCGGAAAGCCCCCGAACGATGA
- a CDS encoding DUF998 domain-containing protein, which translates to MAAPPTERAERDASDLVRALGAAATLFALGGVAAAILLDPTFSWTADALSDLGVRPRSAPAFNWGLMLGGAAGVGYAVGVWATSARRGVGVAGRAALLALAMVAMAGVGRFDLTEPLHAPAAIGFYALLTATFAVDGALRRGTTTGALALAFVPVHVAVWATFLAGWWPVTGLALPELPGAIALAAWVWFVGPLPVAGRGSARLDGDRTDEH; encoded by the coding sequence ATGGCCGCGCCACCGACCGAACGCGCCGAGCGTGACGCCTCCGACCTCGTCCGCGCGCTCGGCGCCGCGGCCACGCTGTTCGCGCTCGGCGGCGTCGCGGCCGCGATCCTTCTCGATCCGACGTTCTCGTGGACGGCCGACGCGCTCTCGGACCTGGGCGTCCGCCCGCGGAGCGCCCCCGCGTTCAACTGGGGGCTCATGCTGGGCGGCGCCGCGGGCGTCGGGTACGCGGTCGGCGTCTGGGCGACCTCGGCGCGGCGCGGGGTCGGCGTTGCCGGCCGAGCCGCGCTCCTCGCGCTCGCGATGGTCGCGATGGCGGGGGTCGGGCGCTTCGATCTCACCGAGCCGCTGCACGCGCCGGCCGCGATCGGGTTCTACGCGCTCCTCACCGCCACCTTCGCGGTCGACGGGGCGCTCCGACGGGGAACGACGACCGGCGCGCTCGCGCTCGCCTTCGTGCCGGTTCACGTCGCGGTCTGGGCGACGTTCCTCGCGGGGTGGTGGCCGGTGACGGGCCTGGCGCTGCCGGAACTGCCCGGCGCGATCGCGCTCGCCGCGTGGGTGTGGTTCGTCGGGCCGCTGCCGGTCGCCGGGCGCGGCTCGGCGCGGCTCGACGGCGACCGGACCGACGAACACTAA
- a CDS encoding MBL fold metallo-hydrolase, producing MEVEFLGGAREVGRSAVLVDDALLIDYGLLTADPPQYPVRDPEPDAVVVSHGHLDHVGAVPALVKGDRRPAIHWTPPTADLTRTLARDTLKLHGTSPRCPFSEEHVARLGEVERRHGYEEPFVVSAGGTDYEVTLFNAGHIPGSAHVLVDDGETTLLYTGDFHTDDQRLVSGTTARPDADAVICEATYADVTHEDRQAVEQRWAERVQTTMWEGGTVVAPAFAIGRTQELMLVAAANDLTPYVDGMGIEVTRLVRQYPDFLRDAEAFRQAKGAARFVTGRDGQRERIAADNELIITTSGMLAGGPVHSYLPKIRGSPTNAVTLTGYQVEGTPGRELQDHGRLAINGQVRPVSARVESFDFSAHADRGGLESFLASYRDARVLINHGDRCEAFAADLREDGVDASAPALGERIEI from the coding sequence ATGGAGGTCGAGTTTCTGGGCGGCGCCCGCGAGGTCGGTCGGAGCGCGGTGCTCGTCGACGACGCGCTGCTCATCGACTACGGCCTGTTGACCGCGGACCCGCCGCAGTACCCGGTCCGCGACCCCGAACCCGACGCGGTGGTGGTCTCGCACGGCCACCTCGACCACGTCGGCGCGGTGCCGGCGCTCGTAAAAGGCGACCGCCGGCCCGCGATCCACTGGACGCCGCCGACCGCGGACCTGACGCGGACGCTGGCGCGGGACACGCTGAAACTCCACGGGACGAGCCCGCGCTGTCCCTTCTCGGAGGAGCACGTCGCGCGGCTCGGCGAGGTCGAACGGCGGCACGGCTACGAGGAGCCGTTCGTCGTCTCGGCCGGGGGGACCGACTACGAGGTGACGCTTTTCAACGCCGGCCACATTCCGGGCTCCGCACACGTCCTCGTCGACGACGGCGAGACGACGCTGCTGTACACCGGCGACTTCCACACCGACGACCAACGGCTCGTGTCGGGGACGACGGCCCGGCCCGACGCCGACGCCGTGATCTGCGAGGCGACGTACGCGGACGTGACACACGAGGACCGGCAGGCGGTCGAACAGCGATGGGCCGAGCGCGTGCAAACGACGATGTGGGAGGGCGGGACCGTCGTCGCGCCCGCGTTCGCCATCGGGCGGACCCAAGAGCTCATGCTCGTCGCCGCCGCCAACGACCTGACCCCCTACGTCGACGGGATGGGTATCGAGGTGACGCGACTGGTTCGCCAGTACCCCGACTTTCTGCGCGACGCCGAGGCGTTCCGCCAGGCGAAGGGTGCCGCACGCTTCGTCACGGGCCGCGATGGCCAGCGCGAGCGGATCGCCGCCGACAACGAGCTGATCATCACCACGTCGGGGATGCTCGCCGGTGGCCCCGTCCACTCGTACCTCCCGAAGATCCGCGGGAGCCCGACCAACGCGGTGACGCTCACCGGGTACCAGGTCGAGGGGACGCCGGGCCGAGAGCTCCAAGACCACGGGCGACTGGCGATAAACGGACAGGTCCGGCCCGTCAGCGCCCGCGTGGAGTCGTTCGACTTCTCCGCACACGCCGACCGCGGGGGGTTGGAGTCGTTCCTCGCGTCGTACCGCGACGCGCGGGTCCTCATCAACCACGGCGACCGCTGCGAGGCGTTCGCGGCGGACTTGCGCGAGGACGGGGTCGACGCGAGCGCGCCCGCTCTCGGGGAGCGAATCGAGATATAA
- a CDS encoding transcriptional regulator, translating to MISTTAMTDGPSRKGSKLSEDEIFEVLSNRRRRFVIHALKRAEEPLDVSDLSTRVTGWELDVDPDEVGYEDRRNVYSTLQRTHLPKLEEKNVITVHEEENLVEPTAELEELDIYVEVLGSREIPWSLYYVGLAGLAAALLCAVAVETPGFAGLEALDVGVFTATAFGISSVAHHTIGRRTRLGNTEKPPELRKRR from the coding sequence ATGATCTCTACAACTGCCATGACCGATGGACCGAGCCGAAAGGGGAGTAAACTATCCGAGGATGAGATCTTCGAGGTGCTATCGAACAGACGGCGACGCTTCGTCATCCACGCGCTCAAGCGTGCAGAAGAGCCGCTCGATGTCTCGGATCTCTCGACTCGCGTCACCGGGTGGGAACTCGACGTCGACCCGGACGAGGTCGGGTACGAGGACCGACGGAACGTGTATAGCACGCTCCAACGAACGCACCTACCGAAACTGGAAGAGAAGAACGTGATAACTGTTCACGAGGAGGAGAACCTCGTCGAGCCGACGGCAGAGCTGGAGGAACTCGATATCTACGTCGAAGTCCTCGGGAGCCGAGAGATTCCGTGGAGCCTCTACTACGTCGGCCTCGCGGGACTCGCCGCCGCGCTCCTGTGCGCCGTCGCCGTCGAGACGCCGGGCTTCGCCGGCCTCGAAGCGCTCGACGTGGGCGTGTTCACCGCCACCGCCTTCGGCATCTCGTCGGTCGCACACCACACGATCGGCCGCCGAACGCGCCTCGGCAACACGGAAAAGCCGCCCGAACTCCGCAAGCGCAGATGA